A part of Chanos chanos chromosome 9, fChaCha1.1, whole genome shotgun sequence genomic DNA contains:
- the znf1035 gene encoding zinc finger protein 1035: MSSKHMVEQGVDFNSASENVVCEDSQKDPLDNCSREEEPSSFAFLESCFGFKNSEHDSKIIPQHANLNLNEETDISEGREANQGSQGNRPCNAESPIVVKSGCESISRDQDKKEADGEKTRLLSVFYNKIPSSLVPEMQSEQIGSTSATEEQNGDTTSTETQNESGITRKSITPLLSCQKLQKKLQPVVLLKTKEPCTKERMFHCAKCKETAQSLDQLIEHHHGTHPNTDFQYCLTCGFYFTNDSFAWQHLCNQTEQNGYHLSRPTQLHANSSLERPNAKYKCEYCGKPFFKRIRKEEHEHRHRTVTPHRCDNCGLYFTQFGTLNRHKKRVQCFPLIMAPNKQSEVTSNTSLLKESVTPLVDTSLSKLLDCFVKLVDCMKNQIPLPITCQVCGRSFRLRAQLNTHLRTHANEKPFECSACLKAFKYPWNLKRHKREQCTGHSISQEGSSLMENKTQGQFKCPICPRMFKQSYTRLRHLREQCLKEYTRTGSGKVNNRYKCPLCNQTFSLASNRSRHIRIVCFKQYKLLGNSQTNKEAQEDLAELVNLQQHERSHKSEFQCQVCNRGFVSLFALLGQNIGKSTLNRKKNSHH, from the exons ATGTCTTCAAAACATATGGTTGAGCAAGGTGTGGATTTCAATTCTGCCAGTGAAAATGTGGTATGTGAAGACAGTCAAAAAGACCCTCTTGACAACTGCAGTCGAGAGGAGGAGCCTAGCAGTTTTGCATTCTTGGAATCCTGCTTTGGCTTTAAAAACTCAGAACATGACTCGAAGATTATCCCTCAGCATGCAAACCTAAACCTGAATGAAGAGACAGACATTTCTGAGGGAAGAGAAGCTAACCAAGGCTCTCAAGGAAATAGGCCATGCAATGCAGAATCACCCATTGTTGTGAAATCTGGATGTGAATCAATCTCTAGGGACCAAGATAAAAAGGAAGCAGATGGTGAAAAAACTCGTCtgctcagtgtgttttacaACAAGATACCATCCTCTTTGGTGCCTGAAATGCAGAGTGAACAAATCGGATCCACTTCAGCTACAGAAGAGCAAAATGGGGACACCACAAGCACTGAAACTCAAAATGAGAGTGGCATCACGCGCAAATCTATTACACCACTGTTATCTTGCCAGAAGTTGCAGAAGAAACTGCAGCCTGTTGTGCTCCTGAAGACTAAGGAGCCATGTACCAAGGAGAGAATGTTTCATTGTGCCAAGTGCAAAGAAACTGCACAAAGTTTAGATCAGCTTATTGAACACCACCATGGTACTCACCCCAACACTGATTTTCAGTACTGTCTCACCTGTGGATTTTATTTTACTAATGATTCTTTTGCTTGGCAACACCTCTGCAACCAGACTGAACAGAATGGTTACCATTTATCCCGTCCTACACAGCTGCATGCCAACAGTTCGTTAGAGAGGCCTAATGCAAAGTATAAATGCGAGTATTGTGGAAAGCCCTTCTTTAAACGGATTAGGAAAGAGGAACATGAGCACAGGCACAGAACAGTCACACCACATAGATGTGATAATTGCGGGTTGTATTTTACTCAGTTTGGTACCTTAAatagacacaaaaaaagagtacaATGCTTTCCCTTAATAATGGCTCCTAATAAACAGAGTGAGGTAACATCAAACACAAGTCTGCTAAAGGAAAGTGTAACACCTTTGGTTGACACATCTCTTTCAAAACTCCTTGATTGTTTTGTGAAACTTGTGGACTGCATGAAAAATCAGATTCCTCTGCCAATTACGTGTCAAGTTTGTGGAAGAAGCTTCAGACTCAGAGCACAGTTGAACACTCATCTCAGAACACATGCAAATGAGAAGCCATTTGAGTGTTCAGCATGCTTAAAGGCTTTCAAATATCCATGGAATTTAAAGAGGCATAAAAGGGAACAGTGTACAGGACATAGCATCTCACAAGAGGGTTCCTCGttgatggaaaacaaaacacaagggCAGTTCAAATGCCCAATCTGTCCGCGCATGTTCAAGCAATCGTACACTCGTCTTAGGCACTTGCGTGAGCAGTGCCTCAAAGAGTATACCCGCACAGGCAGTGGGAAGGTTAACAACCGATACAAGTGTCCCTTGTGCAATCAGACCTTTAGTTTGGCAAGTAACCGCAGTAGACATATCAGAATAGTTTGTTTCAAGCAGTACAAACTCTTGGGGAATTCACAGACAAATAAGGAGGCCCAGGAAGACTTGGCAGAA CTTGTAAACCTGCAACAACACGAACGCAGTCACAAGTCAGAATTCCAGTGTCAGGTATGCAACAGGGGCTTCGTGTCACTCTTCGCTTTGC TCGGGCAGAACATCGGAAAATCCACACTGAACCGGAAGAAGAACTCCCACCATTGA